In the Methanococcoides sp. LMO-2 genome, one interval contains:
- a CDS encoding FkbM family methyltransferase, producing MSQLLKNIFLKFYELIKFRIYKNNLANCQIEYLGSDYGGWAFCPVNIDENSIVYSFGIGEDISWDEALIKQKNVIVNGFDPTPRAIEFAKNKNIDKFVIHPKGIASSNGYMDFFPPKNPDHVSHSLVAKNNSSDEAIKVKVETIDTIMEELGHKKIDILKMDIEGSEYEVIADMLNKRIYPEQLLIEFHHRFEPFTIDETIETINKLIENSYKINYISKNNQDFSFIRKLD from the coding sequence ATGAGCCAATTATTAAAAAATATTTTTTTAAAATTTTACGAACTAATTAAATTTAGGATTTACAAGAATAATCTTGCTAATTGCCAAATCGAATATTTAGGATCTGATTATGGTGGGTGGGCATTTTGTCCTGTAAACATCGATGAGAATAGTATTGTTTATTCTTTTGGCATTGGTGAAGATATTTCTTGGGATGAGGCTTTGATTAAACAAAAAAATGTAATAGTTAATGGATTTGATCCTACCCCAAGAGCAATTGAATTTGCAAAAAATAAGAATATAGATAAATTTGTAATTCACCCGAAGGGTATTGCTTCATCAAATGGGTACATGGACTTTTTCCCTCCAAAAAATCCAGACCATGTGTCACACTCTTTGGTGGCAAAGAACAATAGTTCAGATGAAGCTATAAAAGTAAAGGTTGAAACAATCGACACAATAATGGAGGAATTAGGTCACAAAAAGATCGATATTCTAAAGATGGATATCGAGGGCTCAGAATATGAAGTCATAGCAGACATGCTCAATAAAAGAATTTATCCTGAACAATTACTAATAGAATTTCATCATCGTTTTGAACCTTTCACCATAGATGAAACTATTGAAACTATCAACAAATTAATTGAAAACTCATATAAGATCAATTACATTTCTAAGAACAATCAGGATTTTTCGTTTATCAGAAAACTCGACTGA
- a CDS encoding glycosyltransferase family 4 protein has translation MKPLLINTSDLQGGAARAAYRLHQGLQEIGVESRMLVQKKTSTDNSVIGPKTNIKGPRSSSWNLMAVARYLVDRLPLAYYDYHNFQQMDWSPQWLPHNIHKKINRIHPDVVHFHWICQGFVPVQEVAKIKQPLVWTLHDMWAFTGGCHYNGTCDGYKNKCGTCPQLSSGKGNDLSNWVWKRKKKYWADLDFTVVTPSRWLANCASSSSLFEDKKIEVIPNGLDLQKYKPVSKDEARRALKLPLDKNLILFGALNSTGDKRKGFQYLRSAVGMLSDEFDFEAIVFGNSDDGDQLDIPINYMGRLPDNMLNSIYSAADVFVAPSVQDNLPNTIMESLACGTPSVAFDIGGMSDMIVHKENGYLAKPFDVDDLAKGIEWVVEQDQRKEYLSEASRKYVEKNFELKSIAKKYADLYSEL, from the coding sequence ATGAAACCTCTTCTCATCAATACTTCTGACCTCCAGGGTGGTGCAGCTCGAGCAGCTTACAGGTTACATCAGGGACTTCAGGAAATTGGTGTTGAATCAAGAATGTTAGTACAGAAAAAAACGAGTACTGATAATTCTGTAATAGGTCCAAAGACAAATATAAAAGGTCCAAGGTCATCTAGCTGGAATCTAATGGCTGTTGCACGTTATCTTGTAGATCGATTGCCTTTAGCATATTACGATTATCATAATTTCCAGCAAATGGATTGGAGTCCACAGTGGCTACCTCACAATATACACAAGAAAATTAACCGGATACATCCTGATGTTGTACATTTCCACTGGATATGTCAGGGTTTTGTTCCTGTTCAGGAAGTTGCTAAAATAAAGCAACCTCTTGTGTGGACTCTGCATGATATGTGGGCTTTTACCGGCGGCTGTCACTATAATGGTACATGTGATGGTTACAAAAATAAGTGTGGTACATGTCCACAACTTAGTTCTGGTAAAGGAAATGATCTGAGTAATTGGGTCTGGAAACGCAAGAAAAAATATTGGGCTGATCTGGATTTTACTGTTGTTACACCCAGCCGTTGGCTGGCGAATTGTGCAAGTTCCAGTTCTTTATTTGAGGATAAGAAAATCGAAGTGATCCCGAATGGCCTTGATCTTCAAAAATACAAACCGGTTTCAAAGGATGAAGCCAGAAGAGCTTTAAAATTACCTTTGGACAAGAATTTGATTCTTTTTGGGGCATTGAACTCCACAGGGGATAAAAGAAAAGGTTTTCAATATTTAAGATCTGCAGTAGGTATGCTTTCTGATGAGTTTGATTTTGAAGCCATCGTGTTTGGGAATTCGGATGATGGTGATCAATTGGATATTCCAATAAATTATATGGGCAGATTACCGGATAACATGCTAAATTCAATATACTCTGCAGCTGATGTTTTTGTAGCACCATCTGTACAGGACAATTTACCAAATACGATCATGGAATCTCTTGCATGTGGAACTCCATCGGTAGCTTTTGATATTGGTGGGATGTCAGACATGATCGTGCACAAAGAAAATGGGTATCTGGCAAAACCCTTTGATGTGGATGATCTGGCAAAAGGTATAGAGTGGGTTGTTGAGCAGGATCAAAGAAAGGAATACTTAAGTGAAGCTTCCAGAAAGTATGTAGAAAAGAATTTTGAACTAAAATCGATTGCCAAAAAATATGCAGATTTATATTCAGAATTATAA
- a CDS encoding flippase — translation MSVEPIRRQSLISFVWKISLTFIGFLSTMYFAHTVGAGILGVYFLFTAYFGVINLFSDGGLGGAAIKRISEGKEQNAYFSAFFVLRSLFLITVILCLLTLKGHFTDLNDEDIFNWLLIALAVSLFYGPLNNALAGLAKVGIRETCCFINEIARIFTQVIAVFFGYGIAGLAGGFVIGMIVATIIELRFFDLRLTPFKWRHVKNLSSFSFWLFLTSSGVMLYSYADTIMIGYYLSNSDIGIYRVAVQFTSIAALATTSMQVTLWPRISRWGKTGEIRLVESSLSEAIKYALLIAMPICIGGVVVGDKLLYYFYGDEFVQGYPVLVILCMTQIISVFQLFFLAYLSALDMQKKAFKVTSIAATLNIVMNAILIPLVGIVGAAIATLTTIGINGILARKMLATTIQIKFEYSTFFNILKASLLMGMIVGVYRLIIPLSNVWLAIIAVFIGGMVYGILLLKFDDRVYGEIERIFNQFIQ, via the coding sequence ATGTCTGTTGAACCAATACGGCGCCAGAGTCTCATCTCTTTTGTATGGAAAATCTCACTGACATTTATTGGTTTCCTGAGCACTATGTACTTTGCTCATACAGTAGGTGCAGGGATTTTGGGTGTTTATTTTCTTTTCACGGCATATTTTGGTGTAATTAATTTGTTTAGTGATGGGGGACTTGGTGGGGCTGCAATCAAACGTATTAGCGAAGGAAAAGAACAGAATGCTTATTTCAGTGCATTTTTTGTATTGCGCTCTCTCTTTTTAATCACAGTTATTCTATGTTTACTTACATTGAAAGGCCATTTTACAGATCTGAATGATGAGGACATCTTTAATTGGTTGTTAATAGCTTTAGCCGTATCACTCTTTTATGGACCATTGAATAATGCTCTTGCAGGGCTTGCAAAGGTCGGTATACGGGAAACATGTTGTTTTATCAATGAAATTGCCCGCATCTTTACTCAAGTAATCGCAGTGTTTTTTGGGTACGGTATCGCAGGTTTGGCAGGTGGTTTTGTCATTGGGATGATCGTTGCTACTATTATAGAGTTGCGTTTCTTTGATCTACGACTAACTCCTTTTAAATGGCGCCATGTGAAAAACCTATCCTCATTCTCATTTTGGTTATTTTTGACATCAAGTGGTGTTATGCTCTATTCATATGCAGACACAATCATGATTGGTTATTATTTGAGTAATTCAGATATAGGTATATACAGAGTGGCGGTCCAATTTACATCCATTGCAGCATTAGCAACCACTTCAATGCAGGTTACACTCTGGCCCAGAATAAGTCGGTGGGGGAAAACAGGAGAAATAAGATTAGTTGAGAGTTCTCTTTCCGAAGCTATCAAATATGCACTTCTTATAGCTATGCCTATTTGTATAGGGGGAGTTGTGGTTGGTGACAAATTACTCTATTATTTTTATGGGGATGAGTTTGTTCAAGGTTATCCTGTTCTTGTAATTTTGTGCATGACCCAAATAATAAGTGTGTTTCAACTTTTCTTTTTGGCATACCTCAGTGCTCTGGACATGCAAAAGAAAGCATTTAAAGTTACATCCATTGCAGCTACTTTAAATATTGTTATGAATGCGATACTTATCCCTTTGGTCGGTATTGTAGGTGCCGCAATAGCCACCTTGACTACAATTGGGATAAATGGAATTCTAGCGCGGAAAATGTTGGCAACAACAATACAAATCAAATTTGAATATAGTACTTTCTTCAATATACTGAAAGCATCCCTTCTTATGGGAATGATTGTTGGTGTATATAGGTTGATAATACCACTTTCAAATGTTTGGTTAGCTATAATTGCGGTTTTTATTGGGGGAATGGTTTATGGAATATTGTTGTTAAAGTTTGATGATAGAGTTTATGGTGAAATTGAGAGAATTTTCAATCAGTTTATCCAATAA
- a CDS encoding glycosyltransferase family 4 protein: MSDEYKLLLVPEFSSSGGTRNYFYYLLNFYSSQGYEVSIALCRNQLDDEIKSLLECYKCRFHIIPSRDKGFMRFLRYFPVNLLFDIISILPIYIKENPDMIVVSNGTPGMFIGLILFPVKFIYTFHTYPLWTKIICLSSIQKTFLRIFLNRNKMLTTVSEYSKKQILDLWVPAQKSDYIKVIYNSVSKKCFVEGHIQNENTNIYRVLTLGHVIWYKNPKIWIGVAQEVIRQRPDIPIEFIWAGEGNLLEECNYIVKQMGLEGIKFIGHQSNVESLYKQSTIYFQPSLLESHGISVVEAMAHGLPCVTSDVGGLPESVINGETGFICPPDDIECFVAQIIKLLDNEKFRYMMGQSGKSRAKAFFSSDVQNKKMISLYSSLLQN; encoded by the coding sequence ATGTCTGATGAATATAAATTATTGTTGGTTCCGGAATTCAGCTCATCCGGAGGTACACGCAATTATTTTTATTATTTGCTTAACTTTTATTCTTCACAGGGCTATGAAGTTTCAATTGCACTGTGCAGAAATCAGTTGGATGATGAAATAAAGTCTCTCTTAGAGTGTTACAAGTGCAGATTCCATATAATTCCTTCAAGAGATAAAGGTTTTATGAGATTCCTGCGTTATTTTCCAGTGAACCTTCTTTTTGATATCATTTCAATTTTGCCGATCTACATTAAAGAAAATCCAGATATGATAGTAGTATCAAATGGTACTCCTGGTATGTTCATAGGATTGATTTTATTTCCTGTAAAGTTTATTTATACCTTTCATACCTATCCTTTATGGACCAAGATAATATGTCTTAGCAGTATACAAAAAACGTTTTTGAGGATTTTTTTAAATCGTAATAAAATGCTAACTACGGTTTCAGAATATTCAAAAAAGCAGATTCTAGACTTATGGGTGCCTGCACAAAAAAGCGATTATATTAAAGTAATTTACAATTCTGTGAGCAAAAAATGTTTTGTTGAAGGCCATATCCAGAATGAAAATACAAACATTTACCGAGTTCTAACATTAGGACATGTCATATGGTACAAAAACCCAAAAATATGGATAGGAGTAGCCCAAGAAGTAATTAGACAAAGACCAGATATACCAATTGAATTCATCTGGGCAGGAGAAGGAAATCTTCTGGAAGAATGTAACTATATAGTGAAACAGATGGGGTTAGAAGGCATTAAATTCATAGGACATCAAAGCAACGTAGAATCCTTGTATAAACAGAGCACTATCTATTTCCAGCCAAGTCTACTCGAAAGCCATGGAATATCAGTTGTAGAAGCTATGGCACATGGATTACCCTGTGTTACATCCGATGTTGGTGGCTTACCTGAATCAGTTATAAATGGTGAAACTGGTTTTATCTGTCCACCCGATGACATAGAATGTTTTGTGGCACAAATTATTAAACTACTAGATAATGAAAAATTTAGATACATGATGGGACAGTCTGGAAAGTCGAGAGCAAAAGCTTTTTTTTCATCAGATGTGCAAAACAAAAAGATGATAAGCTTATATTCTTCATTATTACAAAATTGA
- a CDS encoding sugar nucleotidyltransferase yields MKVIIPAAGTGTRLFPHTHTKPKPMVYIAGKPIIGHILDRMIELEPEEVILVVGYHKEQLISYVDEQYQGIFNIRYVEQENRLGLGHSIYITREYVRGSDVMIALGDMIFKSGYLDFYNKHSGNEKCAGSIGVREVEEPRKYGIVELEQDSPCIKKLEEKPERPASNLGIAGVYFVKDTQMLFDVLDMMIDDDVRSRGEYQLTDALQEMIQQGSSLKIFEVSSWYDCGHARSLLETNQVLLNEKEKISSGYESVDSVIIHPVAIGGNVKIVNSVIGPYASIAEDTVVESSIISDSVIGSRTHISKVNLQSSIVGDDANVVGKHNSLNIGDSSSIEF; encoded by the coding sequence ATGAAAGTAATAATTCCAGCTGCTGGTACTGGAACACGCCTGTTCCCGCATACCCATACAAAACCAAAGCCGATGGTCTATATTGCTGGTAAGCCGATCATAGGACATATCCTTGATAGGATGATAGAGCTTGAGCCAGAGGAGGTCATACTTGTTGTTGGGTATCATAAGGAGCAGCTGATATCTTATGTGGATGAACAATATCAGGGCATATTTAATATTAGGTATGTGGAGCAGGAAAACCGCCTGGGGCTTGGTCATTCGATATATATTACTCGAGAATATGTGAGAGGTTCTGATGTCATGATAGCCCTTGGAGATATGATCTTTAAATCGGGATATCTTGATTTTTATAATAAGCATTCTGGGAATGAAAAGTGTGCAGGTTCAATAGGTGTAAGGGAGGTTGAAGAGCCTAGGAAATATGGGATCGTTGAACTTGAGCAGGATTCACCCTGCATAAAGAAACTGGAAGAGAAACCTGAGAGGCCGGCATCAAACCTTGGTATCGCAGGAGTATATTTTGTAAAGGATACACAGATGCTATTCGATGTCTTGGATATGATGATAGATGATGATGTGAGGTCACGTGGGGAGTACCAACTGACAGATGCACTTCAGGAAATGATACAACAGGGTAGCAGCCTGAAGATCTTCGAGGTTTCAAGCTGGTATGACTGTGGGCATGCTAGATCACTTCTTGAGACAAATCAGGTATTGTTGAATGAAAAAGAGAAGATTAGCTCTGGCTATGAAAGCGTGGATTCTGTGATCATACATCCTGTAGCGATCGGGGGAAATGTGAAAATAGTCAATTCTGTCATTGGTCCATATGCATCGATAGCAGAAGATACTGTGGTGGAGAGCTCCATTATTTCTGACAGTGTGATAGGCTCTCGCACACACATATCGAAAGTGAATCTGCAGTCATCTATAGTTGGGGATGATGCAAACGTCGTTGGTAAGCACAACTCTTTAAATATAGGGGACTCTTCTTCAATAGAGTTCTGA
- a CDS encoding UDP-glucuronic acid decarboxylase family protein codes for MKSIVTGGAGFLGSHLCDLLIENGHEVICIDNLVTGNTRNIDHINSDRFTYLKHDITKPIYFGDKIDYIFHLASPASPVDYLELPIQTLKVGALGTYNMLGLAKEQGARLLIASTSEVYGDPLVNPQPEIYWGNVNPIGPRGVYDEAKRYAEAITMAYHRYHGIDTRIVRIFNTYGPRMRAHDGRVVPNFINQALKGDDITVYGDGSQTRSFCYVSDLVGGIYRLMMSDFTEPVNIGNPAEMSVLEFAEEVLDIIESDSNIVFEDLPVDDPKVRRPDISRAKEVLGWEPKVGLKEGLKQTIDYFKE; via the coding sequence ATGAAGTCAATAGTAACTGGAGGTGCAGGTTTTTTAGGATCACACCTTTGCGACCTTCTGATCGAAAACGGACATGAGGTAATTTGCATAGATAACCTCGTAACAGGAAATACAAGAAACATCGATCACATTAATTCAGATAGATTCACATATTTGAAACATGACATAACAAAACCGATCTATTTCGGGGACAAGATCGATTACATATTCCATCTCGCAAGTCCCGCTTCTCCCGTTGATTATCTCGAGCTGCCTATACAGACTCTGAAGGTTGGTGCCCTCGGCACGTACAATATGCTTGGGCTTGCAAAAGAGCAAGGTGCCAGATTATTGATCGCATCCACATCAGAGGTATACGGTGACCCATTAGTGAACCCACAGCCTGAGATTTACTGGGGCAATGTGAATCCAATAGGCCCTCGCGGGGTTTACGATGAAGCAAAGAGGTATGCTGAGGCGATAACAATGGCATACCATCGATACCATGGAATTGATACAAGGATCGTAAGAATATTTAATACATACGGACCACGTATGCGTGCACATGACGGCAGGGTTGTCCCGAATTTCATAAACCAGGCTTTAAAAGGTGATGATATAACCGTTTACGGAGACGGTTCCCAGACACGTTCATTCTGCTATGTCTCAGATCTTGTAGGTGGGATCTACAGGTTGATGATGTCAGACTTCACAGAGCCCGTGAATATTGGAAACCCGGCGGAGATGTCAGTGCTGGAGTTTGCAGAAGAGGTTCTTGATATCATAGAAAGCGATTCAAATATCGTCTTCGAAGATCTGCCAGTTGATGACCCAAAGGTTCGAAGGCCGGACATCAGTAGGGCGAAGGAAGTTCTTGGATGGGAACCAAAGGTCGGATTGAAAGAAGGTTTGAAGCAGACAATTGATTATTTCAAAGAGTAA
- the gmd gene encoding GDP-mannose 4,6-dehydratase, with protein MGKTALITGITGQDGAYLAEFLLGKGYIVHGIKRRSSSFNTARIDHLYKDPHERNVNFFMHYGDLTDSTNLIRIIQETQPDEIYNLAAQSHVQVSFETPEYTANSDAIGPLRLLEAIRILGLEKKTRFYQASTSELYGKVQEIPQKETTPFYPRSPYAAAKLYAYWITVNYREAYDMFACNGILFNHESPIRGETFVTRKITMAVANIKKGLQEKLYLGNLDAKRDWGFAGDYVEAMWLMLQQDEPDDYVIATGETHSVREFVELAFREVDVEINWQGEGVDEVGVDRETGNVLIEIDPRYYRPTEVDILIGDPSKAREKLGWTANVGFEDLVKTMMTNDFEK; from the coding sequence ATGGGTAAAACAGCTTTGATAACTGGAATCACAGGCCAGGATGGAGCATATCTTGCAGAGTTCCTGCTTGGCAAGGGATATATTGTACACGGCATCAAAAGAAGATCTTCTTCGTTTAATACTGCACGTATCGACCATCTCTACAAGGACCCACATGAGAGGAATGTGAACTTCTTCATGCACTATGGTGATCTTACCGATTCAACAAACCTGATCAGGATCATACAGGAAACCCAGCCAGACGAGATATATAACCTTGCAGCCCAGAGTCATGTGCAGGTCTCATTTGAAACCCCGGAATACACAGCAAACTCGGATGCCATTGGACCCCTGAGGCTTCTGGAAGCCATACGCATACTTGGTCTGGAAAAGAAAACTAGGTTCTACCAAGCCTCAACCAGCGAGCTTTACGGGAAGGTCCAGGAGATTCCTCAAAAGGAGACAACGCCATTTTACCCAAGAAGTCCGTATGCTGCAGCAAAGTTATACGCCTACTGGATAACTGTGAACTACCGTGAAGCCTATGATATGTTCGCATGTAATGGAATTCTTTTCAACCACGAATCCCCGATCCGCGGTGAGACTTTTGTCACAAGGAAGATCACAATGGCAGTTGCTAATATCAAAAAAGGTCTTCAGGAAAAACTTTACCTTGGAAATCTTGATGCAAAGAGGGATTGGGGATTTGCAGGGGACTATGTGGAAGCCATGTGGTTAATGCTCCAGCAGGATGAACCTGATGATTATGTGATAGCTACTGGTGAGACCCATTCCGTGAGGGAATTTGTGGAACTTGCATTCAGGGAAGTGGATGTCGAGATTAACTGGCAGGGCGAAGGTGTTGATGAAGTTGGTGTGGATAGGGAAACCGGTAACGTGCTGATAGAGATCGATCCTCGGTATTACAGACCAACTGAAGTGGATATATTGATTGGAGATCCATCTAAGGCTAGGGAGAAACTGGGATGGACAGCTAATGTTGGGTTTGAAGATCTGGTAAAGACGATGATGACAAACGATTTTGAAAAGTAA
- a CDS encoding glycosyltransferase family 2 protein gives MKLAPIALFVYNRRNHTRRTLESLVTNPGFTESLLYVFCDGAKSEKDLDSVRSTRELIHSYELENVTIIENECNKGLARSLVDGINYVLQKHDRIIVLEDDCYPSQDFLQFMNICLDNYESDERIMNVSGYAPPIMIPDDYTYDIYFSYRFSSWGWGTWRRAWKYYSKDSGILKTIDSSISIKKKVDRAGLDLYTMLKWQIEGKIDSWAVFWAINIIMHDGLSINPVRSRIMNIGHDGSGVHCSADGRYDVQINKQKTSTIAFPDAIIPDNRIVKSYSDFQTGNLFKKMFYVCHHRFGKFIDPFISLISRVF, from the coding sequence ATGAAACTTGCTCCAATAGCCTTATTCGTATACAATCGACGTAATCACACCCGCAGGACACTTGAAAGTCTTGTGACAAATCCTGGATTTACAGAAAGCTTACTTTATGTTTTCTGTGATGGAGCAAAGAGCGAAAAGGATTTGGATTCTGTTCGATCGACACGTGAATTAATCCATTCTTATGAACTGGAAAATGTCACAATCATTGAGAATGAGTGCAATAAAGGGTTGGCAAGGTCTCTTGTAGATGGTATAAATTATGTATTGCAGAAGCATGATCGTATAATTGTTTTAGAGGATGATTGTTATCCTTCTCAGGATTTCTTACAGTTCATGAACATTTGCCTTGATAATTATGAATCTGATGAAAGAATAATGAATGTGAGTGGTTATGCTCCCCCAATCATGATACCAGATGATTATACTTACGACATATATTTCTCTTACCGCTTTTCATCATGGGGATGGGGTACTTGGAGAAGGGCATGGAAATACTATTCCAAGGATTCCGGGATACTAAAGACAATTGATAGTTCAATATCAATAAAGAAAAAAGTAGATCGTGCAGGGTTGGATTTGTATACAATGTTAAAATGGCAGATCGAAGGCAAGATCGATTCGTGGGCTGTTTTTTGGGCTATCAACATAATTATGCATGATGGGCTTTCCATAAATCCGGTGAGGTCCAGGATAATGAATATAGGGCATGATGGCAGTGGGGTTCATTGTTCTGCTGATGGAAGATATGATGTCCAGATCAATAAGCAAAAAACAAGCACAATTGCATTCCCTGATGCAATAATTCCTGATAATAGGATTGTAAAATCCTATTCTGATTTTCAGACTGGAAATTTGTTTAAAAAAATGTTTTATGTTTGTCATCACAGATTTGGCAAATTTATCGACCCTTTTATTTCATTGATCAGTCGAGTTTTCTGA
- the fcl gene encoding GDP-L-fucose synthase, whose translation MDKNSRIFIAGHRGMVGSAIKRKLESNGYTNLLCKTHNGLDLTDQKAVNEFFQSEKPEYVFLAAAKVGGILANSTYPAEFIYQNIMIEANVIHAAYTYGAKKLLFLGSSCIYPKFAPQPMKEEYLLTGELEVTNEAYAIAKIAGIRLCKHYNQQYGTNFMSVMPTNLYGQNDNFDLESSHVMPALIRKFHEAKVEGKPEIVIWGTGLPRREFLHVDDMADACVHLMENYDESDVGEFVNIGVGKDITIQELAELIGDIVGYEGEIVYDTSKPDGTPQKLLDVSRLNGLGWEARISLKDGITETYEWYKSGNEPA comes from the coding sequence ATGGATAAGAATAGCAGGATTTTTATTGCTGGTCACAGGGGTATGGTTGGTTCAGCTATAAAGAGAAAACTGGAATCAAATGGTTATACTAATTTGCTATGTAAAACACATAATGGACTCGATCTGACAGATCAAAAAGCAGTCAATGAGTTCTTCCAATCAGAGAAACCAGAGTACGTCTTCCTAGCAGCAGCTAAAGTAGGTGGTATCCTTGCAAACAGCACGTATCCTGCAGAGTTTATCTACCAGAACATCATGATCGAGGCAAATGTCATCCATGCTGCCTATACCTACGGTGCCAAAAAGCTTCTTTTCCTTGGTTCATCCTGCATATATCCAAAGTTTGCACCCCAGCCCATGAAGGAAGAATATCTGCTTACCGGGGAACTTGAAGTTACAAACGAGGCATATGCAATAGCAAAGATCGCCGGGATAAGACTTTGCAAGCACTATAATCAGCAATATGGGACAAACTTCATGTCTGTCATGCCAACAAACCTTTACGGGCAGAATGATAATTTCGATCTTGAATCATCTCATGTGATGCCTGCACTCATCCGCAAGTTCCATGAGGCAAAGGTAGAGGGTAAGCCAGAGATCGTGATTTGGGGCACAGGCCTGCCGAGGCGTGAGTTCCTGCATGTTGATGATATGGCGGATGCCTGTGTTCATCTTATGGAGAACTATGATGAGTCCGATGTAGGTGAGTTCGTTAATATCGGGGTTGGAAAAGATATCACTATTCAGGAGCTTGCTGAGCTCATAGGAGATATTGTGGGATATGAGGGTGAGATAGTTTATGATACATCAAAACCGGATGGTACTCCTCAGAAGTTGCTGGATGTTAGCAGGCTGAACGGACTTGGATGGGAAGCCAGGATATCGCTCAAGGACGGAATTACGGAAACATATGAGTGGTACAAAAGTGGAAATGAACCGGCATAA
- a CDS encoding glycosyltransferase family 2 protein produces the protein MKDFKVSVIMPVYNAEKYLKDAIESILNQSFKNFELLIINDGSNDKSKAIIESHNDSRIRLLNNEENSGLAKVRNKGIYEAKGEYIAWLDADDISHPLRLEKQVKLLDSHPDVGICGTWVKTIGTKVTHKWRYPTNPNFIRGRMLFDDPLATSSVMLRKKLFIG, from the coding sequence TTGAAAGATTTTAAAGTATCAGTTATTATGCCTGTATATAATGCAGAAAAATATCTGAAAGATGCTATCGAAAGTATTTTGAATCAATCATTTAAAAACTTTGAACTTTTGATTATAAACGATGGGTCAAATGATAAAAGTAAAGCAATTATTGAATCACACAATGATTCGCGCATTAGATTACTTAATAATGAAGAAAATAGTGGTTTGGCAAAAGTAAGAAATAAAGGCATCTATGAAGCAAAAGGCGAATATATTGCATGGTTGGATGCTGATGACATAAGTCATCCATTAAGATTAGAGAAGCAAGTAAAATTACTGGATAGTCATCCCGATGTAGGAATTTGTGGAACATGGGTGAAAACGATTGGTACTAAAGTGACTCACAAATGGCGTTATCCCACAAATCCTAATTTTATACGCGGTCGAATGCTTTTTGATGATCCATTGGCGACTTCATCAGTTATGCTAAGAAAAAAATTATTTATTGGGTAG